A window of Solanum stenotomum isolate F172 chromosome 9, ASM1918654v1, whole genome shotgun sequence genomic DNA:
TGCCTAACAAAAGTAATGCAACAATGCAGAAATCAGTGAGGTTGCAAGAACAAGTCATGACTAATCAACAAGACGTTATTACCACACTCATGACTAGACAAGTCTAACCCACAAAGTGAggaaaataacaacaacaatcaaCAACTAACTTCACTTAAGGCATTCCAACAACATCTCAAAGGAGCACCAAGCTCCTGAGGCAACATAACTAGGTGTATTTCACGTCGTTCAATCCAACAACATTGTATACGTCTCTAATAAGAATCACATAAACCCTCAATAACCTCATGCACCTTAACATCATCAATAAAAACCAATAACAATGAAACCAAATAAGACAAAGGGGATGCCCACAACCACAATATCAAAAACACCACCACGTGGCTCAAAAATCTATAAAAATGATACTACAAGTGGAACTACGAAGGAGggttataaaaataatattacctAAATCAAAACGTCTGAAATAATAATACTAAGATTCTACCTCTTTGTAGCTACAACAACCGGAGCCCAAATCATAAAGAAAATTATACCATAGTGTTGAGCTCGCGACGTAGAGAAACTTTCGTTAAACTTAAGCTCGCGACGTAGAAACTTTCGTTAAACTTTCGAGTTGAAAGAATCAACTTCGATGGAGGATTTAATAGCTTGAGTTATGATTTTTCTGTGTTTTTGATCAGTTCTATGAAAAAATGAAGGAGATGGGTGTATTTAAAAAACTAACTGACTTATGGGTTGGGGACCCACTTCGAGGTGTTAGCTTCTGCGGTCTCACGAAAACCTGTATATCTCTCAATTCTGAACTCATATTGATGAATGGTTTAGTGCATTGGAACCTAGAATCATAGACCTTCAGAGAAATTCCTTAACAACATATACAATAACCTTTGCCGACTTTTATTTAGCAACTTTCTTGACTTTAACATTTCACATAAACACtttttgcaattaaaaataactCATAAAACATCCTTTGTTAAGAAGTCTTACTCTTATTCCAAAAGTACAAGTTAATCTCAAAGTTCAAATGAACGGGGTGTCACACCGAGGTCATGATAACACACACCCAAATAAACTCAAAATGGTCTGTAAGCcgaaagaaataatatttacgaGACTTTCAAAGGGAAGTCAGGTCACAACcgaaaagaaaacaacaaagaagTTCCCAAAACCTAGTAGAATAAGTTTAAAGAGTATCTAATACATCTTTAGAATCTAGAAATACATCTCAAGTTTtcgaaaagaaattaaagaccGTAAATGATAGATTGTGACCAATGGCAATCCGGAAAATAGGATCTCACCATAACTTTGAATGATAAGAAATTTCTAGATCCGATCAACCGCTACAAGGATCACCCAAATTAGGATCTACATAAAAAAGATAACAACAATAGAGATGAGTACAATCCACATGTACACAGTAGGATATACTGACTGAGTATAAGCAACTAATCAGACTTAagaaataaactatgaaacACTTACATTTGCATACAAAAAAGTTTCATTCCAGCATCGGTGCTGCCAATTTATATAGTATTTCGCGAATAAGATAAACACATAAGGTTATAGTTAATACTCATATCGACAGATAAGTAAGTcacacaacacaacacaactagTCAATGCAATGCATTGAAATGAAATGATGTAGTGGAACCAAGGTCGACACACAACCTATTGTATACACCTTGTCGAGATTTAGCTTTCAAACAAGGACCTATGGGGGATTCACAGTCCATATATCAATCTCATAATCTCAATATCTCCTTAACTTTCCACCTAGCTCATGGTCAAGTATATAAGTAAGATGTcacattttctttctaaaaaagaTAGTATTTCTCCACTTCTCATATTCCCATGAACAATAATATGCTGAATAAGGATGAATTCATCACAACAAATACAACACAAGGTATAATCAATAAATCAAGGATTTTCAATAGCATAAAGTTCCCAAACTCTCGAATCATGAAACACGTTCTCAAATGATAGGGATAGTAGAGGAAACCATTTTGAAGTCTGCCTTTACCACTTAGAAAagcatttctttcattttaagaTGCTTCAAAAATCAACTCAAGCCCTTAGCTCGGGCATCTCAATGCCAATTATAAAGATAAGCTACACTGCCCCTCACTCAGGCAATTACTCAAATATCACAGGTTTCATCAATAGTTAAAGATATCACACAAGCCTCCACACAAGCTAAGAATCAAACTAGTCATCACATGAACTAAACAAGAAGGTCAACACTCACCAACCTTTAAAACTCATACAACAATTAATTTCAAACTTGACTTCCTAAGAAAGATCACTTACTCATCTTAGTCTAAAAGAGGGATAGCCAAACATACCTCAAAAGCCTAAACTTCACTCAAACAACTCTATCGGAGCACTTTCTTAACCACGCGATCACTTACTATCAAGAATGGATAGAGTTAACCAGAAAGAGCTCAACGATACCATATAATTAGAAACCATGGATAAAATAATCCAAAAATCACTTCAAAAATTGaggataaaattatatttttagctgAAAATCATATTCTATAAGCCAAAATGAGTTCATGGTTGAAAACCCCATTAAAATCGATCAAGTAACGATctctaaatcaagaaaataccAATTTTTCAACGTAAggaaaaaaaacccaaaacccacaTTGAAATCAAGATTTAAAAGTGTTTTGGATGATATAAATTCAAGGAATCAACAAAGGATTGGTAGGGAAAGCTGACCACATGAGTTTGCACAAAAATGCTCCCAAGAATTGCCTCCCGAAAGCtgcaaaagattaaaaatggtGGAAATGAAAAATAGTGAAGAATCTTGAATTTAGGTTTTGTCCAAGTGAAAATTAGCTATCGCGATTGCAAGCCATTAACTTTTGTGATGGTGAAGGACACGAGGTTTACACCGCGACTGCGAGACCCCATGTCTACGATCACAAAGGCTATGAAAAGGGTTCATGCGATCGCGAGACTATGAGCCGCGATCACGAAGGCCACATAGAAGAGACAATGTGATCGCAAGCCTATGTCCTGCGATTGCGGAGATAAAAAATGACTTGCATCAGAAACTGAAAACCAACAACTCAACACAAGGAAAAAGCCTCTGAATTGTCCCTCGAAAATCATCTGGAgtccaataataataaattggaCATGCTACACCactaaaattgatattttaaagtcaaTTAAATCATTGGATTTCTGAGAGGAGGTCAATTAACAAAATTACCCTCTCGGAACCCTCTTAAGGCTTAAAATCCAACTTCTCAAACGCCTAAAACTTAACCAAAGGCATCGAAAACATGGCCAACTACCATATAGGCTTACACTCGGCGTTTTGGACGCGATGGAACTAACAGAATCTCCATCCGACGCTCGGAACTCAAAAAgttgactaaagtcaacccTACCAAGAATTCTCAACTCAAAGGGTCAAATAACCAAAAACACACTTGATCGCATCGGAGACCACACCAACCTTTCTCGAAACACAAACTAAGCATGAAAATGCTAAGGGgaagggtaaaatggtcatttcataattaaaaaaattcacaagAAATAAGACAttacattaaatatttaatttaatgtcatttataaagaTCCTTATttatctaatataaatttttaattttagattaACTTTTATCTTCAATACTAATATAGTCTTGATTGTACTCGTGCAACCAAACAACACATTTGTAAATTACATTATGGTAAACAAATAGATCATTATAATTactaaattgatttatatttttaaaaaaaattgatttatactACTCCCTTggttcacttttttttatcacaGTTTGACTAGACACACccattaagtaaataattaatgatataagTATTTTACCAAATTATCCCCTATTAAATGTTGTCTTAGaaaatgatttggaaaataagtatttaatgctGAGGGTAAAACATGGAGAAaattattgtcttttttttatatgttaaaaataacaagtaaaaataaaaaaatattttaaaaatgagtAACAAGTATAAGTGAACGAATGGAGTAATTTTAATTACCAGATGAATTTCCAAGTATTAATAGATGAtgtgaaaaggaaaaagaaaaaaagaagacgAGTAGATGTGAACTTGTTTATTACGGTGAAATGAATTTAGACCAAGTGATAAATGAGCACACACTCGATTTAACCGGAAGACATTTACTCCCctctctattattttttttcgaattttgacttgacacgccTAATAACTATTGATATaataagtttattattttattcatactttttctatttctaattacttgttcatttttgaaTTAACACATCTATTAAGAAGCAAGATTGAcctagtgagtttatcattttacctaTATTAATTATGatgtggatgaattaaaaactcaagaaattttacaattttcaaactaattaattgagggtataataggtaaaaagaatTGTTCTTTCTAGATTTGTagaaatgaacaagtaattagggataactaaaaaaaaaatgaaaaatgaaaagtaattAGGGaagagggagtattaattaaTAGAGTTTCAAACATATTTACTAactacattttaaaaatatattaactcaatgttaataaatttaaagtataataagaaaaaaaattattatcttaatttgtcaaaaatgataAGTAAAAAGATACTCCATCtatttacttttacttgtcactatttgaattgacatatttattgagaaaacaattattagtataaatattttatcaaactatccatattaaatgatatttagTATTAAGTCTTGAAAAATGATATGATAAAAGAGTATTTAatgttaaagataaaacataaaaaaatataaattatattttattgatatatcaaaagtgacaattaaaaataaaaatttattttatgaaatgagTAAATAGGAATGAAGGAAGTATTAAGAGGTGTCAATTTCAGAGTTACTTCCTCAACCCAACCCTCGTTTTCATAAAACAAGTCTTTTTAGTCTTCGCTTCGATAACCGAATCGGATTCTTCCTTGAAACTACCCCAAATCTATTCTTCCTATCACATACCCTAATTTCCATCCTGAGTTTGCTGCTACAATTCTTGATTCCTCCtcctcttttccttttcaattttcaacCTCAATGAAGAAATCCaatttcttgagaagttctaaAGATATGCTTACCAAGAGCTTCAATTCCACCAAATGGTAATTTCGGCCCTTTCTCCATTTCTTACATCTATTGATTGATCTGAATTTGTTTTCTACTCGGATACCGGAGAATTCATATTGAttcgatttttttctttttttttgaatttgatgcAGTAAGATGTCCTTAAAGCTAGCGTCTTCAaggttgaaattgttgaagaacAAGAAGGAAGTGCAAGTGAAGCAGATGAAAAGAGAACTGGCCCAGTTGCTTGATTCTGGTCAGGACCGGACAGCAAGAATTCGTGTAAGTCTCATCTTCATATCATCTCTAATTCTTCTTTCCTAATATCGAGTTTTTGATACTTCCTTTCTATGATGTTCTGCTCATTGATCGACTTTGCTTTTCAGATAAGAATCCCTTTTGGAGATGATTCTTCAAATGTCAAGACCATAACTTGCATTTAATTTGCAGACATAACTATTCAAATCTCCATAAAATTTGAATCCCCGTGTTGGATAATTAGATTCCATGGATTTGGTGCACTTTTTGAATTAGGATTGGTAGGATTCTACTGTAGATATCATAATGCATGATATTAAGTGGCATATCAGAAATGAGGCATCTTTTGACTGTCTGTGAAAGCATGGAATATGCATGCTCCTCTGAGAAAATTCAAGCTATATCTTCATATCATAAAACCTGCACTTCTGCTTTCTTATGTTAGATTGTTGAATATAATTGCAATTCCTGTTAAGTTTTACAGCTGTGATTATTTAGTTAAATGTATGTTTGTGTGTACCTCAGATTtcgagttttgagaaaaatattttatctatctGATACTTTAATTTTAGGTGGAGCATGTAGTTAGGGAGGAGAAGATGATGGCAGCATATGATCTTATCGAGATTTACTGTGAACTGATCGTGGCACGCTTGCCTATTATTGAGTCACAAAAGTAAGTTGGTTTTTGCTTGTGATGTTTCTTTAGCATTATGTTAGTCTTCATCTTCATGAGATATCTGCATGACACAACAATTAGCGTAGATGAAATATCGTATTACAGTTTTCAGTTAGATGTAATTTGCCTATAACTCCTTTCCCTGAAGAACCATCCCCAAGAAAGAGAGAACAATGTTGCTCAGgctcatttattttgttaggtAGTCCCATGGCATAACTTTCATTATCCTCGAGTACTTCTTTCCATCTCAATTTTTCTCTCCTCTCCCTGCCTGTTTTGATCAAAACCACAACAGAAAAAAGACAATTCACTCTGAACTGTACTCCATTGGCAGCTACTTCTAAGATATATAGGCGTTTGGTATCTTGCATTTATTTTAGGCATGCTCCTTCTGATTTACTTTGATGGCTTTGCTGGTCTTTTGGATCTATGTGGGTAGTGATGATGGTGATGCCAGATGTACAATCATTACCTATTACCTGATAAGAGATGTATAGCCGTGCATATCTTGATTATTTGTTGTTAGCTGTTGGAAGTTACAGTGAAGTATGATGCTCTTGTACTAACCAAATTTGTGAAGTCCATTATCAGTTTGTGCTAGAACTTTTATGAAGGGAATTACCTCCCNccccccccccccccccccccccccccacacacacacacaaaagaaaaaaaccacATTTAATCATTCTGTTACCTGTTGaagaatttctttttttcatgaCTGTTTTATGTACTTGACAATTTGATTTGTTGACCTGGttctttttaataatatgaattgAGGTGAGTTTCTGCTAGTTTTACCTGAAATATTAGCTTTATTAGTGGCAAATAAAGAAAGGCATACTGTTTCCCATGATTAACTCGTGGCTAAATGATGAGTCTGATACCTTTGAAGGGTTTTGATATGTTATTGTCTTTTTGATGAACAGAAATTGCCCCATTGACTTGAAAGAAGCAATTACCAGTGTAGTTTTTGCGTCACCAAGGTGTGGAGACATACCAGAACTTGTAGATGTGCGGAAACATCTTACCGCAAAATATGGGAAAGAATTTATAAGTGCAGCAGTTGAGCTCCGTCCCAATTGTGGAGTTAGTCGCATGGTAAATTTGCAGTATCCCCCTTCAACAGTTGATAATTTGACTTTGAACATGAAGATAATGAACTATTTATATTTCTCAAATTTAGCAACATAGTACTCTTAATATTGTCTTATGCTGTTGTACCTAGTTGGTTGAGAAGTTATCTGCCAAAGCGCCTGATGGGCAGACCAAAATGAGAATCTTGGGGGCTATTGCTGAGGAACATGGTGTTAAATGGGATCCTAAATCAGTAGAAGAGACGGAGTCAGTGCCTTCAAATGACTTGTTGGTATGATTATGTTACTTCTAACTTTTTCCATTGATGACTAAGATTGACCaaccccagaccccacctagtgggatttcactgggttgttgttgttgttgttgactaAGATTGACCAAATTATTATGCCTTTACTGAGTTCACTGGTTAAATTGCCCAGAATGGATCTGGTAGTTTAGAGAAGGCAGGTAACATCCATGAAGACCGTCTTCATCTCAATGCGTCAGATGTGAGACTTCCATTTGATCACGGTAAAAGGCCTAATGCATCTTCAAATTCCCCAGAGCAGAATGCAAGATCCTCATTGGGGACCCAAAGCTTTGACTCTGCATATAGTGGTGGTAGAGGCGTAACACCATCTTCTAACTATCATCATGGAGTTGGTCCTTCAGGTTAGTATCATTATGCTAGAATACAACATCTACAGTTTGGTTCTCCATctgcaaaaataattttaattatggtTGTTCATGACCCTTAGGGTCTAGGGATGAAAGGTCGGAATCTGGGAAGTCAGTTCCTGGAGATGGTAAATTTTCTATTGACAGTCAGAATTGGAATATGGAATTCAAGGATGCTACCTCTGCTGCTCAAGCAGCTGCTGAGTCTGCAGAACGTGCAAGCCTAGCTGCCAGAGCTGCTGCGGAACTTGCAAGGGTTTCAAGGCAATATTCCTCAGAATCTCAGAGGCCTGAAGTACAGTATTCAGGAGGTGGAGGACGAGGAATGTATGACACAAGTAACTATGAACATTTTCCCAAAGATTCAGCAAATAGCTCTTTATCTGATAGAAATCCAAGGCTTCAGAATGAAAGAATTGATAGTTTGCATCATGAAAATCTGGCTAGAGAGACAAGACAATTTCATGATGATAATCATGGTACTTCAGGAGGTTCAGGACCAGGGAAGTATGGTAATTCAAGAATGCATGAACATTTTCCTAAAGATTCAGTTGTGAGCTCTTTACCTGATAGAACTTCAAGCTTTCAGCAAGAAAGGACAGAGAGTTTGCAACATGATTATATACCTAGGGCAACAAGACATCATAATGGTATGCATGGTACTTTGGATAGACCTGATTCACAAGTCTCCACAGGTGCCACGGGTTCAATTAATAATGATAATTCATTTGCTAGCGTTGGAGAAGGCGATAAGTATATGCAGAAAAGCCTATCAAAAGAGGACAGTGAAATGATAGCGAGAAAATCATATGGGAGAACTGAATCTGAATCCACGAGTAGCTTTAAGAATGAGTCAATGGAGGACTTCAATTATTTTGGAGAAGAAGCTACTACAAAAGATCCCAAAATTAATTCTTCTGATTCTTATTTAAGCACTTCAGGTTTTGGTGAAAATATTCATCATTCTAGCCAACAAAGTTATGGTTATGACAAGAGTAATGATCCATTTAATAATGTTTACCAAGGTCACATTCCTAGTGAAACTGTTAATAAGAGTTCTCATGATTCTGCCTCTGCTGCTTTTGATGATTCTGGCTCAGAAGAAGATTATAATATTAAGTTTGACTCAGATCCTACATATGATGACCAGCAAGCCAAACTTTATTTTCCATCACCAGAAAGGAAATCACCTACTTACAACTCTGCAATTAAAAAAACGTGGAGCTTTGACTCTGACAAATCACTGGAGAAGTCTGCATTGGCATCAGAAATCTCTGTGGAAAAGCAATCGCCTCAATTATACAAAAGCTTGGCTGCCCCTGGTGACAATTTGCGACAAGAAAATGTTGTGCCATCCTTCGACGATTCTGATGGTATGAATTCCGAAAGTGACAATGAGATAGTCCAACACCCGATTGgtaagtcaaaaaaaaaaaaaaatatatatatatatgtaggtATCTCATTCTATATTTATAAGTTCTAATTGTTTAATGGAATGGTTAGTTATAACTAATAAGACATTTCAGAATGTTTCTGTTAACATGTACATTCACCAAGATCCTCCTATATGGAAAATGTTTCAGGAACTGATGGGAAGAAACGGTTAACAGCTTTGCCCAGGCCACAGACAGATGATGATAGTTTAACTTCTTCTGTTTCTGAGTCCGAAAAGGAATTCACATTTGGGAAGTTAACTGGTGGCCTTAAGCATAAAGGCCATATCCCTCCACCTTACTTAAGAAGCCAGTTAAATAATGTTCCATCTTCAGTCGAAAGTGCTAAGGGAAGTCCTGCTGTGAGGTCACAAGATGTTGCACCCCCTAAGAGTTCTGTTGGTTTAGGAATGAGGATGAAAATAGACGATAAGTCAAGCTCAAGATTAGATGACACCCATTATGCTTCAGATACTGACAGTTCTGACGTGGAATTTTCACAAGAGGCTTCGAGTTACAGTCAAAGAACTTATGCACAAAACACAGGCAGCAAAGTTAATACAAAATATGCAGGCTTACGAGGTTCACCTACATATTTT
This region includes:
- the LOC125876728 gene encoding uncharacterized protein LOC125876728; translated protein: MKKSNFLRSSKDMLTKSFNSTKCKMSLKLASSRLKLLKNKKEVQVKQMKRELAQLLDSGQDRTARIRVEHVVREEKMMAAYDLIEIYCELIVARLPIIESQKNCPIDLKEAITSVVFASPRCGDIPELVDVRKHLTAKYGKEFISAAVELRPNCGVSRMLVEKLSAKAPDGQTKMRILGAIAEEHGVKWDPKSVEETESVPSNDLLNGSGSLEKAGNIHEDRLHLNASDVRLPFDHGKRPNASSNSPEQNARSSLGTQSFDSAYSGGRGVTPSSNYHHGVGPSGSRDERSESGKSVPGDGKFSIDSQNWNMEFKDATSAAQAAAESAERASLAARAAAELARVSRQYSSESQRPEVQYSGGGGRGMYDTSNYEHFPKDSANSSLSDRNPRLQNERIDSLHHENLARETRQFHDDNHGTSGGSGPGKYGNSRMHEHFPKDSVVSSLPDRTSSFQQERTESLQHDYIPRATRHHNGMHGTLDRPDSQVSTGATGSINNDNSFASVGEGDKYMQKSLSKEDSEMIARKSYGRTESESTSSFKNESMEDFNYFGEEATTKDPKINSSDSYLSTSGFGENIHHSSQQSYGYDKSNDPFNNVYQGHIPSETVNKSSHDSASAAFDDSGSEEDYNIKFDSDPTYDDQQAKLYFPSPERKSPTYNSAIKKTWSFDSDKSLEKSALASEISVEKQSPQLYKSLAAPGDNLRQENVVPSFDDSDGMNSESDNEIVQHPIGTDGKKRLTALPRPQTDDDSLTSSVSESEKEFTFGKLTGGLKHKGHIPPPYLRSQLNNVPSSVESAKGSPAVRSQDVAPPKSSVGLGMRMKIDDKSSSRLDDTHYASDTDSSDVEFSQEASSYSQRTYAQNTGSKVNTKYAGLRGSPTYFDSDSSDSEVGPKKHSFAGRSQLSCGFSRRTKASSSSLDSNISSKFKISSETAVNSDSGVDRKPINRSFGVKTQEPLKPIRNSYAADTQEPQRLTKNFYSSESHESPSDERISLEQPSAGPAVPRPIAQTKITSHEGRQKMGRVEKPSSSYQMAAASGNNNAPKAPASSGDKFSSEDSMKKASHVHPKLPDYDDIASKLLSLRTNPK